The Dyella caseinilytica genome has a window encoding:
- the rplT gene encoding 50S ribosomal protein L20: MARVKRGVTARRRHKKIIGRAKGYYNARRKVFRVANQAVIKAGQYAYIGRKQKKRQFRALWIVRINAAARQFGLSYSRLINGLAKAGITVDRKVLADIAVHDIKAFGAIAEKAKASLAA, from the coding sequence ATGGCTCGTGTAAAGCGTGGCGTTACCGCCCGTCGTCGTCACAAGAAAATCATCGGTCGTGCCAAGGGCTACTACAACGCCCGCCGCAAGGTCTTCCGCGTTGCTAACCAGGCCGTTATCAAGGCCGGTCAGTACGCCTATATCGGCCGCAAGCAGAAGAAGCGTCAGTTCCGCGCCCTGTGGATCGTGCGTATCAATGCTGCCGCCCGTCAGTTCGGCCTGTCCTACAGCCGCCTGATCAATGGTCTGGCCAAGGCCGGTATCACCGTTGACCGCAAGGTGCTGGCTGATATCGCCGTGCACGACATCAAGGCGTTTGGGGCCATCGCAGAAAAGGCGAAGGCCAGTCTGGCCGCTTGA
- the ihfA gene encoding integration host factor subunit alpha, whose protein sequence is MAALTKAEMAERLFLEVGLNKREAKEFVDAYFEVVREALERGEQVKLSGFGNFDLRQKNQRPGRNPKTGEEIPISARRVVTFRPGQKLKVRVEGYAGSGE, encoded by the coding sequence ATGGCGGCGCTGACAAAGGCGGAGATGGCCGAGCGCCTCTTCCTCGAGGTAGGCCTTAACAAGCGGGAAGCCAAGGAGTTCGTGGACGCCTATTTCGAGGTGGTCCGCGAAGCCTTGGAACGTGGTGAACAGGTGAAGTTGTCAGGATTCGGCAACTTCGATTTGCGGCAGAAGAACCAGCGACCGGGTCGTAATCCGAAGACCGGCGAGGAGATTCCCATCTCCGCCCGTCGAGTGGTGACGTTCCGGCCAGGGCAGAAACTCAAGGTGAGAGTCGAGGGCTATGCTGGATCAGGGGAATAA
- a CDS encoding methyl-accepting chemotaxis protein has translation MNLRFRNLRIAIRLGLLGAVMLAAAVIVGLGGWRGLSRTHDLQVHSAETAGKFAAAVDMARVTQVDFKKQVQEWKDLLLRGSDADAFKKHHDGFVAQSSAVDKDLASLKQQMAELGLKTDGVSAAVATHADLGTKYLAAIQHYDPNDPQSVHVVDSLVAGIDRAPTAAIDSLVANMKQGAQTASTQIDQQSRDAFRDACVFLIAVVLCAMLAGAMLTWLLAYSITAPIGRAVKMAQAVAEGDLSTQVTVTSHDETGKLLAALDAMNGQLRRVVNTIRAGSTEISTSTRQIASGNQDLSARTSEQAAALEETSSSMQEFTHSVNANAVRAHEASRLAESAAGIAKQSGTAMSEAVGAMNQVQAVASRITEITETMDRIATQTHILALNASVEAARAGEAGKGFHVVAGEVQSLARNSRTASREIRSLIEESVTIIASGTQMIAHAESMVGKLLDSVDNVASTVNAIASQSTEQASGIQQVNRAVQQMDEVTQSNAALVEEAAAAADTVQMRARSLVESVAFFKLGDGLKEAAKIEFKKTTHASVYQPAAPQQLVAA, from the coding sequence ATGAATTTACGATTTCGCAATCTGCGTATCGCCATCCGACTTGGCCTGCTCGGCGCAGTGATGCTGGCGGCTGCAGTCATTGTGGGGCTTGGCGGCTGGCGCGGCCTCTCCCGTACCCATGATCTCCAGGTGCATTCCGCCGAAACAGCCGGAAAATTCGCCGCGGCGGTGGACATGGCGCGCGTGACGCAGGTCGATTTCAAGAAACAGGTTCAGGAGTGGAAAGATCTGCTCTTGCGCGGCAGTGATGCGGATGCGTTCAAGAAGCATCACGATGGCTTTGTCGCGCAGTCCAGCGCCGTCGACAAGGATCTCGCTTCGCTGAAGCAGCAGATGGCCGAGCTTGGCCTAAAGACTGACGGCGTGAGTGCAGCGGTCGCCACGCATGCAGATCTGGGCACGAAATACCTCGCTGCCATCCAGCACTACGATCCCAATGATCCCCAAAGCGTGCATGTCGTGGATAGTCTGGTCGCGGGCATCGATCGCGCACCCACTGCCGCCATTGATAGTCTGGTGGCAAATATGAAGCAGGGTGCACAAACCGCGTCCACGCAGATTGATCAGCAAAGCCGCGACGCTTTCCGTGATGCCTGTGTGTTTCTGATCGCCGTGGTGCTTTGTGCCATGCTCGCCGGTGCCATGCTGACCTGGCTGCTTGCGTACAGCATCACGGCGCCGATCGGTCGCGCCGTGAAAATGGCTCAGGCCGTGGCAGAAGGGGATCTGTCCACGCAGGTTACCGTTACCAGCCATGACGAAACCGGCAAGCTGCTTGCAGCGCTCGACGCGATGAATGGCCAGCTGCGCCGTGTGGTCAACACCATTCGCGCGGGCAGCACAGAGATTTCCACTTCTACACGACAGATCGCCAGCGGCAACCAGGATCTTTCCGCGCGTACCAGCGAACAAGCAGCGGCGCTGGAAGAAACGTCGTCCTCCATGCAAGAGTTCACCCACAGCGTGAATGCCAATGCCGTGCGTGCGCATGAAGCAAGCCGCCTGGCCGAATCGGCTGCAGGTATCGCCAAGCAAAGCGGCACAGCCATGTCCGAGGCTGTCGGCGCGATGAACCAGGTGCAGGCCGTCGCCAGCCGGATTACCGAAATCACGGAAACGATGGACCGCATCGCCACCCAAACACACATCCTCGCCTTGAACGCCTCAGTGGAAGCGGCACGCGCCGGTGAAGCCGGCAAGGGTTTCCATGTTGTCGCGGGTGAAGTGCAATCGTTGGCGCGCAATTCGCGCACGGCGTCCCGGGAGATTCGTTCGCTGATCGAAGAATCAGTGACGATCATCGCAAGCGGCACGCAGATGATTGCCCACGCGGAATCAATGGTCGGCAAGTTACTCGATAGCGTGGATAACGTCGCCAGTACAGTGAATGCCATTGCTTCGCAGAGCACCGAGCAGGCCTCCGGCATCCAGCAGGTCAATCGCGCGGTGCAGCAGATGGACGAGGTCACGCAGAGCAACGCTGCCCTGGTCGAAGAAGCCGCCGCCGCCGCGGATACGGTGCAGATGCGTGCCCGCTCACTCGTGGAGAGCGTGGCATTCTTCAAGCTGGGCGATGGCCTCAAGGAAGCCGCCAAGATCGAGTTCAAGAAAACGACCCACGCCAGCGTCTACCAGCCCGCTGCCCCGCAACAACTCGTAGCCGCCTGA
- the pheT gene encoding phenylalanine--tRNA ligase subunit beta, which produces MKFSENWLRELVEIKADRAALAHALTMAGLEVEELTPLGENLSGVVVAEIIGAQKHPEADRLQVCKVDAGSGEPLQIVCGAPNARIGIKVPLATVGANLPGGIAIKAAKLRGVESFGMLCSAKELGIDNDASGLLELSSDAPVGRPLADYLGLPDASIELKLTPNRPDCLGLVGLAHDVAALFGSHVKVPAQAEAAVTGAACRGIRLDAGADAPRYLGRIIEGFDPTARTPLWLAERLRRAGLRPISAVVDVTNYVMLELGQPLHAFDNDTLQGDIVVRHAHDGETLKLLDGSEVKLDTGFLLIADEKKALAVAGVMGGYDSRVTDATHNIFLESAHFAPAAIMGRARKLGMHTDASHRFERGVDPELPRRALERATELLLAIAGGKAGPVLVAENPSDLPKPAAVGLRRARLKRVLGVEVADAEVARIFTALGMQVETTAEGWRITAPSSRFDIEREEDLVEEVARIYGYDRIPTHIPAGELALAIDPEARLNELAVREQLAAREYYEAVNLAFVSHALLAKWGIGEKLVPLANPLSADLAVMRPSLLPGLIEALSHNRARQQERVRLFEIGRVFGAGDPPVETPSLAIVASGHARAEQWGEAARPLDFFDLKGDLDALIAWGGEPQRWSVHADGLPGWLHPGRGARVARDGQTAGYLGALHPQLAKTLDLGPDVHVLELALEPLLGRRLPKAQPVPRFPAVRRDIAVDVPEQMAWSQIEQAVRSSLGAALVELRLFDRYSGKGVEAGRKSLAMGLILQDASRTLTDDDADHCVRNAVAALEMSCEAKLRG; this is translated from the coding sequence ATGAAATTCTCCGAAAACTGGCTGCGCGAGCTGGTCGAGATCAAGGCCGACCGTGCCGCCCTGGCGCATGCGTTGACCATGGCCGGGCTGGAAGTGGAAGAACTCACGCCGCTGGGCGAAAACCTCAGCGGCGTGGTGGTGGCCGAAATCATTGGTGCGCAAAAGCATCCGGAAGCCGATCGCCTGCAGGTGTGCAAGGTCGACGCCGGGTCGGGCGAGCCGCTGCAGATCGTATGCGGCGCACCGAATGCGCGCATCGGTATCAAGGTGCCGCTTGCCACCGTGGGCGCGAATTTGCCTGGCGGGATCGCCATCAAGGCCGCCAAGCTGCGCGGCGTCGAATCGTTCGGCATGCTGTGCTCGGCCAAAGAGCTGGGTATCGATAACGATGCGTCCGGCTTGCTGGAGTTGTCTTCCGATGCACCGGTCGGTCGGCCGTTGGCCGATTACCTTGGTCTGCCTGACGCCAGTATCGAGCTGAAGCTCACGCCCAATCGCCCCGATTGTCTTGGGTTGGTGGGTCTTGCACACGATGTTGCTGCCCTGTTCGGCAGTCATGTGAAAGTGCCTGCGCAAGCTGAAGCGGCTGTCACGGGCGCTGCGTGCCGCGGTATTCGCCTCGACGCTGGCGCGGATGCGCCGCGTTATCTCGGCCGCATCATCGAAGGCTTCGACCCCACGGCACGCACACCGCTATGGCTGGCTGAACGTCTGCGACGTGCAGGGTTGCGCCCGATCAGCGCGGTGGTGGACGTCACCAACTACGTCATGCTGGAACTGGGCCAACCGCTGCACGCGTTCGACAACGACACGCTGCAAGGCGACATCGTCGTTCGCCACGCACACGACGGCGAAACGCTGAAGCTGCTCGATGGCTCCGAGGTCAAGCTCGATACCGGCTTCCTGCTGATTGCCGACGAGAAGAAGGCGTTGGCGGTGGCGGGCGTGATGGGTGGCTACGATTCCCGCGTCACCGACGCGACACACAACATCTTCCTGGAGTCGGCACACTTTGCTCCGGCCGCGATCATGGGCCGCGCACGCAAGCTGGGCATGCATACCGACGCGTCCCATCGTTTCGAGCGCGGCGTCGATCCGGAATTGCCGCGCCGCGCGCTGGAGCGCGCTACCGAGTTGCTGTTGGCGATCGCCGGCGGCAAGGCCGGTCCGGTCCTGGTGGCGGAAAATCCGTCCGATCTGCCGAAGCCGGCCGCCGTGGGCCTGCGCCGTGCGCGCCTCAAGCGCGTGCTGGGCGTGGAAGTGGCCGATGCCGAAGTCGCGCGTATCTTCACCGCACTCGGCATGCAGGTGGAAACCACGGCCGAAGGCTGGCGCATTACCGCCCCGAGCAGCCGTTTCGATATCGAGCGCGAGGAAGATCTGGTCGAGGAAGTGGCCCGCATCTACGGCTACGACCGCATTCCCACCCACATCCCGGCGGGCGAGCTGGCGCTGGCTATCGATCCGGAAGCTCGGCTCAACGAACTCGCCGTGCGCGAACAGCTGGCGGCACGCGAGTACTACGAGGCGGTCAATCTCGCCTTCGTCAGCCATGCTTTGCTTGCGAAATGGGGTATCGGCGAAAAGTTGGTGCCATTGGCCAATCCGCTGTCCGCCGATCTGGCGGTGATGAGGCCATCGCTGTTGCCCGGCCTGATCGAAGCCCTGTCCCATAACCGGGCGCGCCAGCAGGAGCGCGTGCGCCTGTTCGAGATCGGCCGTGTGTTTGGGGCGGGTGACCCACCTGTCGAGACGCCCAGCCTCGCCATCGTGGCCAGTGGCCACGCCCGGGCGGAGCAATGGGGCGAAGCGGCGCGGCCTTTGGATTTCTTCGACCTCAAGGGCGACCTGGACGCCCTGATCGCCTGGGGCGGTGAGCCGCAACGCTGGTCGGTGCACGCCGACGGCCTGCCGGGCTGGCTGCATCCGGGGCGGGGCGCGCGCGTGGCTCGCGACGGCCAGACGGCCGGCTACCTCGGTGCCTTGCACCCGCAGCTGGCCAAGACTCTCGACCTGGGACCGGACGTGCACGTGCTGGAGCTGGCGCTGGAGCCCTTGCTGGGCCGACGCCTCCCCAAGGCCCAGCCAGTGCCACGTTTTCCTGCGGTGCGCCGCGATATCGCCGTCGATGTACCTGAACAGATGGCCTGGTCACAGATTGAGCAGGCGGTCCGTAGCAGCCTTGGGGCAGCCCTGGTGGAGCTGCGCCTGTTCGACCGCTACAGCGGCAAAGGGGTCGAAGCGGGCCGAAAGAGTCTCGCTATGGGCTTGATTTTGCAGGACGCTTCACGCACCCTTACCGACGACGACGCGGATCACTGCGTACGAAATGCGGTGGCTGCGTTGGAGATGTCATGCGAGGCAAAGTTGCGAGGGTAA
- a CDS encoding MerR family transcriptional regulator yields the protein MLDQGNNTELPAIPAKRYFTIGEVSDLCGVKPHVLRYWEQEFPALNPVKRRGNRRYYQRHDVLMIRQIRSLLYDEGFTITGARARLEGPQARMEASMSHQIVRQVRMELEEVLALLRR from the coding sequence ATGCTGGATCAGGGGAATAACACCGAACTGCCTGCCATCCCGGCCAAGCGCTACTTCACCATCGGTGAAGTCAGCGACCTCTGCGGGGTGAAGCCACACGTGCTGCGCTATTGGGAGCAGGAATTCCCGGCGCTGAACCCGGTCAAGCGCCGGGGCAATCGCCGCTACTACCAGCGGCATGACGTGCTGATGATCCGCCAGATCCGCTCCCTGCTGTACGACGAAGGCTTTACCATCACCGGCGCCCGCGCCCGGCTGGAAGGTCCGCAGGCACGCATGGAGGCCAGCATGTCGCACCAGATCGTGCGTCAGGTGCGTATGGAGCTGGAAGAAGTGCTGGCGCTGCTGCGTCGCTGA
- the pheS gene encoding phenylalanine--tRNA ligase subunit alpha, with product MEDLDTRATQALAEIDKTDTLDALDALRVGLLGKSGIVTAALKALGALSPEERKTRGAEVNRLKERLNDALAARKQMLEQAELDRRLASEKLDISMPGRNGERGGIHPITRTLERIAAIFSRLGYQRADGPEIEDDWHNFEALNFPPHHPARAMHDTFYFGDGRLLRTHTSPVQIRAMKGRQPPIRVIAPGKVYRSDSDQTHSPMFHQIEGLLVDETSSFADLKGTLAEFIRAFFERDFEMRFRPSYFPFTEPSAEVDIRWDAEDGSTRWLEVLGCGMVHPNVLQNCGIDPERYTGFAFGLGVERFAMLRYGVSDLRAFFENDLRFLKQFA from the coding sequence ATGGAAGACCTGGACACCCGCGCCACCCAGGCGCTGGCGGAAATCGACAAGACCGACACGCTCGACGCGCTCGATGCGCTGCGCGTGGGCCTGCTGGGCAAGAGCGGCATCGTCACCGCTGCGCTTAAAGCGCTGGGCGCGCTTTCACCGGAAGAGCGCAAGACGCGCGGCGCCGAAGTGAACCGCCTGAAAGAGCGCCTCAATGACGCACTGGCCGCGCGCAAGCAGATGCTGGAGCAGGCCGAACTCGATCGCCGCCTCGCTTCCGAAAAGCTCGACATCAGCATGCCGGGCCGCAATGGCGAACGGGGTGGGATTCACCCGATCACCCGAACGTTGGAACGCATTGCCGCCATCTTCTCGCGCCTGGGCTACCAGCGCGCCGATGGTCCGGAAATCGAGGACGACTGGCACAATTTCGAGGCGCTGAATTTTCCGCCGCACCATCCGGCGCGCGCCATGCACGACACCTTCTACTTTGGTGACGGACGCCTGCTGCGCACGCACACCTCGCCGGTGCAGATCCGTGCGATGAAAGGTCGGCAGCCGCCGATCCGCGTGATCGCGCCGGGCAAGGTGTACCGCAGCGACTCGGATCAGACGCACTCGCCGATGTTTCATCAGATCGAAGGTCTGCTGGTGGACGAAACTTCCAGCTTTGCTGATCTGAAAGGCACGCTGGCCGAATTCATTCGTGCCTTCTTCGAGCGCGATTTCGAAATGCGCTTCCGCCCCAGCTACTTCCCCTTTACCGAACCGTCGGCCGAAGTGGATATTCGTTGGGATGCTGAAGATGGCAGCACGCGTTGGCTGGAAGTGCTTGGCTGCGGCATGGTGCATCCGAACGTGCTGCAGAACTGCGGTATCGATCCGGAGCGCTACACCGGCTTTGCGTTTGGCCTGGGCGTGGAACGCTTCGCCATGCTGCGCTACGGCGTCTCCGACCTGCGCGCGTTCTTCGAGAACGATCTGCGCTTCCTCAAGCAATTCGCGTAA
- the rpmI gene encoding 50S ribosomal protein L35, with the protein MPKIKTNRAAAKRFRKTASGKFKAGHAFKSHILTKKSTKRKRNLRATNHVKACDTKGVARMLPYL; encoded by the coding sequence ATGCCCAAGATCAAGACCAACCGCGCGGCGGCGAAGCGTTTTCGCAAGACCGCGTCCGGCAAGTTCAAGGCCGGTCACGCCTTCAAGTCGCACATCTTGACCAAGAAGTCGACCAAGCGTAAGCGCAATCTGCGCGCCACCAACCACGTCAAAGCTTGCGACACCAAGGGTGTAGCACGCATGTTGCCGTATCTCTAA